The genomic DNA AATCTGTTTCACACAGGCAAGCAAAACTTTGCATTTTATCCTGAGTGTTAAGTGTGTGTCTCTGGCTACTTTATTGAAAGATTCAGTTTGTATTTAGTCctaaaatgtcagtgaaatAACCTTTTGACTTTGATCTGCCTTTTGGGTTATAACTCAGAATTTCCCAGTGATAATAACTTTGGTGGAGCATGAGGAGAAAACTTAAGCTAAgttcagaatttaaaatgtcaaaaaaagaGTGCTTTGTGTTTAAATTTATAATTATCTTTCTGTTAAGGCTGAAGAGATGATTTTGACAGGAGGTTTAAAATCTCTCCTTCCGCATGTTCTAAGAAGAATAATTCGATGCAACAGGATCAGTATTAGTAATACTTCTGGAATGGCAGAGGGTAAGTAAACCTAACAGCTTTAAGCGCAAAAGTGACTCCATTTTAGATTCATAgctatgtgttttcttttttttgtttgtgaaggaatgattctgtgtgatcaaaagcactgaagtaaaacaaaaggaaatgttgACTTATGTTCTTAAGTCACTTGGGTGTTTTTGAAACCACATAAGTACTTGACATTGTGCTCTTAAATCATAAAGCTAAGTCAGAGAAAATATTCAGCTTATCTGTGGAAGGTACATggactttgttttcaaagtttgCAGTGCATCCCTCAGCTCCCAGTTATGCCTGGGACATAAAGACATTTATGTCAGTGAGAAATTACAGATGCagaaagtatttgaaaaatctttaaCCAAATCTGGCTTTTCTTGGATACATTATTGTCACATTTGTAGGATGACATGCTGTGTTCTTCACAGAGACCTTGCTTTACTTAGTATGTCGGATGCACTTTGGGGAAGGATTAGAGATGTGTAGTTACCAAAGTGCTTTTCTGCCTCATTTGTTGCAGAAGTTGGAAATTTCTGACTCAGCAAGACTGGAAATTATAAGAGGGGGGAATAGTTTTATCCTCAGACAACTGAATGCATTCTGGAAAATtgatttctgtctttcctctcATAGCTAGGCTTCTACAGAAGCAGAGAAGTCTTGTATTATTGTTTTGATCAACTTCAAAATGTAACTTAACGTAACTAAAAATACTGTGGCAAGTAGCTGATCAACAAAGCTCTGTGTAGTAGCATTACTATAACATAAGCACGTTAGGGTCATTTTGTAGAATCATAGTGAGTCTTGAAattatggttttcttttctatcaGTACATAAGTTGAAAAATACAAATCGAAACATTATAATGTTAATAATCTGCAGTTTGTCccaactgtatttttaagtgcATGTATTGCTGCAGTACTCTTAAATGTGTtagttttaacattttaaaaaatattgtttacatACTGTTTTGTTTACATATTGTTTTACATACATACTGCTTACATACAAGTTCAGACTTCTAGCCATGAGCACACAGCTCCATTACGCAAAGAGTGAAAAAACTAGGGTAATTGGAATTTCTCAGAATCCTTAAAATTGTCTTGCATTTTTGGGTGATATACtgctaaaataattatttcttactGCCCTCGTAGTCATTCAccaaggaaattaaaaactgtttctAAACTTCTCTGAATTGGGGCATGAATGTGTTGAATTAATGCTTGGGTTGATTGGCATGTCCAGCTGTACTACCATTGCTCATTAATATATTCATAATTATGGATACATAATGCAAGTATATACATAAGCTGAtatggaaaggcaaaaatatcttttaatctATAAAGAAAGTAAGGATAGTTATGAGAAGGAGCAATAAAGTTGTAAAAAAGTTATAAGGAAGCTTCCTGAGTTTATAGAATACCTCAGTGTTACCTACAGATTCAGCTGTGACTAGTATTTTAAATTCCATGTTGTCTGAGTTTAATGCACTGACTAAAAccataattttaataatttgtgAACATCACCAGCAAAGTAGAAAGTGCCTGTGGATTTCACATGGATGGCAGGGAATGAAGTTGAGGGATAACTGAATGTACTATCTTATTCAGTGGCAAATTTAGTatgtttatttaacaaaaatgtatttctgtatttagcAAGAAACTGTTTCTGTATTTGGTAACTTCTGCTAgtaataaaatgaatttttgtgCTGAGTACTCCCAAGACAGCAGTTTGTGGGCACATTCAGTATGCAAATGCATGCTTACCTCAacttttgctttgcatttttccatCAGGAATAGAATTTTATCTTTTGGTGTCTTTGTTAGCTTTGGTAAAGAGTAAGATTTGGCTGATTTTCTACAGCCTTTTAAGGCAGATCATTGATTTCAACTAAATGATTGCCTCTTGGATGACAGACTACCGCAGTATTTAAGAAAGAGTTTCTATGCAGCCTCTCACTCACCTGTCTGATATCAGACACAGTAATAACTTTTCAAGACAGTATCGACCCAGGAGTTAGGGACTGTTAATTGGCAGTTTTATATACCACAGACTAGTCATACTCCAAATTTCCTCTGTATTTGAACATCTGGTATTTACATGCAGGAAAAGTAAAATGACATCAGTATTAACTACTACTGtttagaaaaaatttttttgctaaataaatGAATGTGAGCTTCCTTCATTGATACTCGTTGCAAAAACATTAATGCCTTTAGAAGCTATCACATGGTAGCAGTCAACAACCTTTTAAATCAAAGTTGATTCCATGTGAAGAAAGTGTAGCAGTTCTGTTCAttctagtttttaaaattagtaataaTAGCAATGACTGAGATTCAGTGTGACAGGCAAGAGTTTATTCCTGAGATGTAATTATGTCTGTTAAATTGCAGCGCACAGTAAAATTCCACAGCCAACTCTACAGAACGGGCTACATAACATTAAGATATCAGATTTTTGCTGTTGGACTGGCCATGATGTGTAGCTTagcattaaatgaaaaaaattgtggaAGTGTGGTACGCAATAACCTTTCTATGGTTCTGTGCTAACATTTGCAAAGTAAAGCATTTTCCTATAGAATACAAATTTCCCAGGTTAGGTAATAAATGTTGTTTATATACAAATTCATGAAAGTGTATATTAAAGTAATTATGCTGTCCTCATATTCTACCGCTACCCATTTCTGCCAACCATTTTAGCTGTGAACAATTTCACATACAGAATACATCTAgctatgattttaaaaacatttcaaaaagtTGTTTAATTACAGACTTCTGAAGCAAAAATTTCCTTGAGGTAGTTTTTTATAGACCATCTAAAGAAATCTGTATAGAGAAGTTAGTTTCACAACCAAAAAGCTGAGCCATTTCTACCTTCCACAATTTCAGGCTATAAACAGGCCAATGTCATAATTTTGCACAAGTCCCTGGCTGATGACTTTGAGGAGTTTTGCCATGCAAATGATGGACCCCTGCCGCTGCTGCACAGAAGTAAACCAGGTGATTGGAAATGTTCCTCCCTGAGTAGTGATTCTGATATCAGGTAACTACAgaccagctctgcttctcaaaGTTCTTCAGTGAACACTGGTGGTGACTAGGAGGGTTTCAGGGAACAGCCCGCTCACACCGTTGTACATTTTGAACAAGTTTCGTTTCTTGGAGTTATAACTTTGAATGAAAGCTATGCATGAGTATAACAGCCCGATTGTCTTGTTCTTGAGAAATGTTATGAAGATTGTCAGCATTACAAGTATTCTTCTAATGCAAAAGTGAATTTTTGTGTAATTTCTAAATACTCTGCAGTCTGAGCCAGCAGAGTTAAATAATAGggctttctctttgttttatttagtagTAATGCAGGAACGGTGACCAAGTGATACTTGTAGGGTCTCCAGAATTTGAAAGATGTACTCCTGTAGTAAACACTAAAAGCAAGACTTCAAAGAGCTCCCTGATTTTTGAAGCCCTGAGACAAGATACATATAAGGGACATTTACCTATTAAGACCTAAAAAATATACCAAACTCCAACACTTTCTGCTTATTGGCTTCATTTTGTACAAAGTAAGGCGTTCTGGGGTTTTTGCATGTCTTTGTTTCATTGTTactcacaaagaaaataaatggataaAGCAGGCTGTATCTTGTGGGTTGATACTGGGTTAACGTCAATTCAAACAATTCACCTTATTTCCAAAAAATATGATAAAGCTGTGACAGCTTCTTATTTCACTAGAACTGACTGCCTGCAGTACAGAATATATGAACATGGAGCTTGTACTGGATCACTGAAAAGCCTGAAGGAGTATTCTGAACAACTTAAGGACATGGTGACTTTTTATTTAGGCTGCAGCTTCTCTTTTGAAAAAGCAGTCCAAAATGCTGGCATTCCTATAAGAAATGTTGAGCAAAAATGTAATGTGAGCATGTATAAGGTAAGTATATGCACACACGCATAGTCTTTGTCGTAACTTTACCTTTGAGTATTTCTCCATATTCACATTATGTGAATATACCTATTGCTCAAaatcaaatctttttttcctacctgcACGGTAACTTTAGGGATGTGCTAATACTGATTGCATAAAAATACAGGGTAAAATATTCCCAGCCTCAGTTCAGTGCTTTTCTCAACTTCCTGCAAGGCCAATCtgcttttttattcatttatggTGACAGAGTTTTTCCCCGAGTGCTGTGGCAGCCATTTCATTTGGATTCAGTTCTGGTTTGCCTTCTCTGTTTCAACTGATGACCCATGCAGTGTTCTGACCATGCCTTTACATGCATCCTGCTCTCCATACCAGCTCTGGCTTGCAGTAGGAGTATTCCTTTTATGAGCCATGACAGTAGCAGTTTCTTCTGCGTGTATGACAGCCACATTTTGGATTCTTCCTGTGATATAGAGCTTTTAAACTGTGTATTTGCTATGAACCCAGACCTCTGGGACAGAAGATAGCACTGAAAATTATAACTGTGCTCAGAAAGTTTTATAGTGCAGATTTTAATGTTGGCAGAAGTCCTGGAATAATTCTGGCTCCCGTAGGTAGACCCTTTAGTATTAAGAACACTTAATTACACATCTGCATGCCTTTTTCATATAGTTCATTTGCCATTCCACTAGACAAAGGTTATTATTGTTTTCAGTGTTACCATTTCACAATCTTTTTGCTATACTACATGTCAAAGTGAAGGCACAAATATATCTCGTACAAGTCCTTCTACCAAgcttaaagaaataataatacaaCCATGTATCTGCTTATAACATTTCACAATTAGGAAAATTTCATAGTTTATAGCACATCAACACTGTGAAGAACCGTAGTCTTTCTTCAGTGACAggtataattatttttcttataaagATTGTCAATGAAGATTTTAAATACAGCTCTAGCCGTCTCTGTATCTGTATTGTTTATGTTCAAATGCAACTTAGATATCAGACATTCTGTTCCAAAAAGCTGGactgctttatttctgaatagAAAAGATGCTTCAGCATCCCAGTCAGTAAGGATGACGAATTATGTAGAACCTTTCTAGAGGCACAAAAGCTTTTGTATGTGTGAAACTGGTATGCTGCCTCTATAGAAGTGGTtactgccagcagcaggagttCCTGGCCTTTGCATGTTACAGAACACTGTAGCTCCCCTCAATTCAAATACAGAGGATAGGTTCAGACCAAGTCAATTTGTCACTGTGTGATACGTTTTattagctttttccttttctgtatagGGAGcacatgggggtttttttctgaaaataatcagTGTATACTGAACTCACCACACTCTACGCTGCATCTACCAAAGCAAGAAATGCATAATGTTGAAAATTTAATGATCGATATGAAGCAGGTCAAGGATGAAATGTTTCACTCTTGCACCGCTGGATCTTACAAAAAAACATTATGGGATGCtaagaatcttttttttaaggatttaaaatgcatgttagTATGCAGGCTTCCTAAACTCAAGTACAGCACAGTTTTAGACTTATTTCTTCTAATACTTTAGAAGTATTATTCAATATTCCTGCTAACACCTTGGATTCTTTTGAACTGCCAGACAGCTGTGCCTTGCTACAGCGTTTCTACTTTTTGCTGCAACTTAGTAGTCACAATGAGACCTATTCCTGAAAGCAAATTGGAAGCAGCTGTGCTAGCAACATCTGAATTAAAAGAAGCCCATGGAGCACCAGTTCACATTGGTCACCCTGGTCAGTGCTTTTCATGTTTCACTGCATGTGCTTTACAGTGTATAAAAATGGGGGGAACCATGGGAAGAGGTAGGACTGAAATACCTGCACCAGTAAATATATTATGTTTTAGTCCTTTCTAATGGTCACAAGCCTGAATTGGGgggggatggatggatgggggGAGACATGGACAGGACCCAAAGGAAAAAGTAGGTTTTCAGTCAGCTGAAGGCAGAGATTTCTTGGATAAAAGTTATCTTTATGGTGTAGATAAGTTATATGGCAGGAGTGGTTTTTGTAAAAAGTATAAtcacatttttctaaaatatatgcAGTTTCATTTATATGTGAATACTTTCTTGCTGTCAGAGATTCCAGTGACAGGGTAGCAATGATTGACAGCATGGGGAGAAGTATGTGTGGATCCATTTTGTGTCTTAGTGGATGACTGTGAAAGTaaatactgtattatttttaaaaatactgaaataggATACACTGAGCACAACACTTAAGACAGAATAAATAGAAGTAtgacaagaatttttttttttaaatccagctcAAACAACTATAGGCCTATTTGTTGcaagggaaaactgaaaaactaaaaaacaggaggctgtttggaaaaaaaacagaaccaaaccaaacacctGTGAGATGAAGATAgatcacaattaaaaaaaaaacctctctgctGACAGAAATTTGTCAATCAGTAGACTCATGGGTGCACACACAGAAGGATCACATTGGACAGCATGGAAGGAGATGTCATTGTTAACAGTACACCCCAGTAACATATTTGATCTGAGTGCTTAAATCTGAGGAACTAGTAATAAGTCACTACTTTGAGTAGAGCAAAAAGATGATTGGGCAAGTGAGGGTCTCCACTatctatttttaacagaaaagggTACATGATTACATATACAGGTGATATAAATTAATTCCAGAAAAGACAGTGATATATTAAAGCATCTGAAGAATTTGAAACCAAGGGAAGAGAGCAAGTGCTTAGAATGACCCAGAATATTACAAGTAGGTGTTAGAATAAAGCAAAAGACAATTTAGTGAAAGCTGGGTAAGAGTGAGATGTAGTTATCTAACCCAGAGAGGTAAAAGAGAGGTTGCTCCTGTCTCTAGTTAAAGAACGTAGGAAGCTAAAGCACTAGAAAACATGTTCTAGAAAGAACCCATTTTGCATTGCAGTCATTTATTCTTGTTTGCCAGTGTTATGAATATAATTCTTCTGTTGACAGAAGATTTATAATATCTTGGAAACAGCATATATGTCTAACTTGTGTTGTATTGCAGAAATAACAAGAATATGTTTTTACTGATGTCATCAAGtacaaaaagggaaaacaagtgAGCTCAGATTCTGGGGACATGCACTCAAAGGCAAACTATATACGCTATTTCACTGGGACTTGACACTTGCAATTCCAGCTTAACCTCATTGAATGATGTTTCGGGTCCGACCCCTCTGCCCAGCTTTGCAGTTGTACTGCTTAATTGGAATCtcttgttatttcatttttttatcaaTTCCAGGTCTGCTGGGAATACAAGATCTTTCCAAACCAGATTATGGAGATCCAGTTCACCTTCACCCTGGTGATGTTCCAGTGTTTTGGGCCTGTGGAGTAACAGGAGTAGAAGCAGTCATCAACTGCAGTATGCTCTATACTTggagacttttaaaattatcctttgatctctttttctctctcttttctttttaaaggtggACTGAATGAGTAGACTGATTAGCTGGCTTGATTTTAGGGTGAACTAAAGAAAACACCTCaaccacacaacaaaaaaacctttggCAGGACTATTTCCCATTGTGAAATACAAGTCTACTTCCAAGGAGGTTCTCACTGAAAATACATCAGTTTTGAgtattttaaaggcagaaatTTAAAGCTCTGGCAGAATCAAAACATCTTTTATAAGCATTATTAGAAACTAAAAGTTTAAAGGCATTCTTTTTTAAGCTTCTTccttctaaaatattattttgtattacACTAcagtaaaacaataataaagggaaaaaagaaggaaaagagaggaaaaaaaagcagccagaaaCCTTTCCAAAATGTTGTCAAGAGCTAGCAAATCGTTTGACCTGGAAAAGAATTTTGAGCCTTTAGGTTTTGTTCTAAAATGAAGTAAATGTGACACACTTACATAAATGAAGCTTTGTGCTCCACACAGTCTGCGCTTTATCCAGACATTTATAAAAAGGCATGAGCACAAAGGGCAACAAAATGCAACATAAACCATAGTGACAGCATTATATACTGCTCTAAATCACTATTGTATAGTGAAATCTCATATTTTAGTTCTTactgaaaaagctgaataaTCGTAGGCAGTATAACTGGGAGAGTCTAGAGAGGTCACCTGCTTCATCCTTCTCTCCTTCAGGATCTGCTGCAATCTTGTGGTTCCTTACAGATGTTTATGTACACGGCTCTTAACACCTGCTGTAAATACATTCAGCACTAGGAGCagagacttctttttctttcttacatacaaccccttttctcctctcctaaATCCAAACTGAAAATCCTGCTCATTCCTGTGTTCTCCAGCAGTTTTATTCATCTTCCTCATGCATCCCTgttgcagggaaaggaaagaaataatttgccAACCTGTCTATAATCTGTTGCCCAAAGCAGCTGTCTATCCTGCCTTTGCCTGGAACTGGCTTTTACTTTTGCTTAGTTCTccattttctgtattaaaaccAGTTGTCATTAATGTattccaggatttttttttggcagtttgTATCTTTCTGTGCTACTTTCTCATCTAGGTAGTTAAAATTCTGCCACACCACCAGTACCCATACTTCAGATGAATCTGGTAGCTTCTCACAAAAAATATTGTCTGGTATATTAAACCTCAAAAACCATGTTCCCcatctgcttttaaattaaCTACCCATATACTCCCAACAGATCTAGCACAGATCAAGCACATATGTGCTTGCTAAAGAAATATCTCCATCCTTTTCACCATCCTAATAAAGTAAGATTTTGCTTGTACCACTTGTGATTTATCCAACAACATACCAATTTTGCCAAATCAAGTATAATCTAGATCAAGACTTCTGGAACTAGCATAAAGACAGCAAAAGTTTTCAGCTTAGGGAGATACTATGCTGTCAGATCTACATAAGGTTACTGTTCACCAGGGTTTTAGATGCTACTCAGTTCCCCTTTGCTAAGGCTTACTGGTCACCTTTTGTCATTACTCCTTGCCAGGTAATAGGTCTCCTAGCTAGGTTGGCAAGACACTGTGCAGAGATGCTATTCCTCATTTTCTTAATCCAATAAAGGACTACTCCGAGCCAGCAGGCAGTAGTTGACATAGTTTTGTCATATCACTATTGCAAGGATATTCAAAGGTACAAGAGAGACACTATAGCTTCCAGCAGCACTCTAGAacctagaaaattaatttattcttacAGAAACAGTATCACCAACTCATTGTGCAAATTTAAGCATTGACTTGTTCTTATGACAATGCACTAGTTTCTTCATGCCTGTCAAACCCAGTTTTCAGATTTGCCGGTTCCTGACAGACTTCCTTGGAGGGTAGCAGTATTCAGTCCCTCAGTTGCCTCAAGTTTGTACCAAAGAGCATATTGTAGAAAAACCTGATCTCAGCTACCCACATGAGCTTTTAAAAGTGAGAACATTTTCAGATGTATATGCATACATTTCTTTCTTGAAGTGTATTAATTGCTGCAGTGTAACTTCAAATATTGCCTGTTTTTATGATATGTCATCAGGCAGGGACTCTGTGTTGTTAAATTGAATAGCTTTTTGCAATTTTATCATTTTGATATTTCAATGTATTGCAATAACAGTGTGTTTAATTGAAGTTTTTTCACCTATTTTAGGAGCTCCATTAGCTTTCACTCATTCTCCTGGCTGCATGTTCATTACCGACCTAAAGAATGACAATGTCACAGTCAGATCCTCAAGAAAGGTCCCACAAGTCCACTGCATTTCTCAAGATCCTCTGCATTATAGTATTGTGTCAGCAGAGGCAGTCCGAAAGATAAAGACTCTAGAGACCCTAATTGGAATAGATCCaggtaaaaacaaaaactcTTTCTTTAGTGGATTTGTTATGAAGTAGATGTGACCTATCCTGCTTTGTTAGATATTCATAAAGTTCAAGAACACAGTAAGAATCTAAAGgcaattttaagattttaaaagtccTTTGAGGAATACAGTGAGTTAATATAACTAGGCCTTACATTTTCTGTTACCACACTTAGTATCAGAGTCTGGCCAAAACCATTTAACCTTATGGGTAATGGAATATCTGATCTTGATAACTGTATACTCTCAAAGTACACAGAAGCATCAATGTTTACAGCAGACTGGAGAGTTCACAGGAAATAAGAACTGTTActgaataaaactgaaattggTATGTAAAGTACAGGGCACCTCAGCATGCTGGTAACAGCTAAACAGGTATTCACTGTTGAGTAAAGGGCACATTTCTTTACATATATTCATGACTCCTGTGCTCTGACCAGAAAATTCTAGTAGTTGCATGTGCTTTTCAAACATCCCCTTCTGATGGGTGGAATGACATCAAGCTCTGCTGACATATTTGTCACTGAGGTGTTGTGTGATGGACCAATGTGACCTGATCACCACATAGGTTGAGAGGTAGGACTGCATGCATGCACAGGAAGATGAGAGGGAAATAAAGGCAAACTGAATAGTGCAACCATTCCTATAATACACACTGAATTAGTCTCCTCTGCTGTAAATTCTGATCTCAGTTTCCCATAAATTTGCTGAAATCCTCTATAGGCAGCAGTAGAAAACAGCTTTATGCCCAGCTCTCCCAAGTTCTGGGTTTGGGCTGTGTGCATATGTTTgggtctgtttatttttattcacaaGGCCTCTCCTTTTCCCACTCTATTTAGTTCAGCTTGGCACCACCTGCCGTGCTCTGCAGAAATACAGGACTAACTTAAGAGTTAGCTCATTTACTGCTAGAGTACAGTATTTTCTCTCAGTTATAGAGACCACTTCTCAGAGGCTTATAGTCACTGCTTCTGTTACTTAAATTTTGTTCAGAGCTTTTTTCTGTGTCCACTATCTATGTATTGTCTGTATGTTAAGTaggagcagaggagaaatgGCAAAAGGGAGGTTGAGGACAAAAAGAGGAAAGTGCAGGGAGGTTGGGAAAGGTTAGAAAGGTGAAGATGCGAGGATGCTAGAAAACGATAGTAAGGACTTAGCTCTTGCTGTCAGCTCATGAATAACAGCACATCATGCTGGTATTCCTGGTTTTCAGGAGTGCTAGCAAATCAAAAGGACTGCGCTGTGAACTTGTGTTTCCGAGtgccagggaagggagaggggataGGAAGCGTTTGAACAATGAAAGATATACACACAGATAACAACACAGTGTTGCCTCTTCAGGGATTGACCAATGAGAAGAGACATCTGTTAATATTGACCTATTTCCCAAGGTCAGATAACATGATACTCTACTACCTGAAGCATTGCAAGATATTTTAGCAGTCACCTGGATACCACTGTATTAATTGAGTTTATAAAGTCCCCTGGTAACTTACAATGTCTCTGAAATCTCACTTCTGTGGTTAATCATTTTATTAAGTGGAATTTATTTGGGAATTAGCTCTTCCCTAAGTAGATACAGTTAAATAGAGACAAAGGACCAGCTTGGTCATCTGAAGTCTGCATCAAAACTTCTGTGAGATCTGGGATGCCTGGGTTGCAATCTAGCTTCAGTAGCTCAACATGGTGGTCAGGCATGACTGTCACCACAgatcagaagaaagcagaagggcaaaggaaaattaaaaatatgcaataagatctcagaaaagaaaaagctatttacTTTTACTCTGCTACCTAGAAATGCTAGGTATAGTAATTATCAAAATCCAGTTAACTGAAATTCTTAACCTGGAAGCACAGCCCATTATCTTTATTACTCATATCCTACACCTTCCTAGGTTTCCTGAGGAAATTAGCCCAATTCCTGCCTTGACCAgaggttttcctttctcttttttttttcctttttttaaaacccatttTATATCATTAAACTATGTAGGTTCACCCACAGAGaatcttcaaaaggaaaattatatatTGACATGTACTGCTCTCTTTACACTTTTATAGGAGACCGGGGAATAATTCATCTACACCGCCAGGGCGAGCTGCTGAAGGCTTGCCTGGCCATCTCCCATGCCCGGTCAGTGCTGATAACAACTGGATTTCCTACCCACTTCACTTACGAGCCGCCAGAAGAGAATGACGGACCCCCGGGAGCCCTCGCAATTGCAGCTATATTGCAGGCCCTGGAGAAAGAGGTTGCCATAGTAACAGATCAGAGAGCCATGAATCTGAATAGAAAGATTATTGAAGAGGCTGTTCAGCTAGGTAAGACACACCTTTTCTCAGGCTTTATCTTGCCATTTTTAGCCCAGGTTTCCTTCAGTTAATCTCACTGTCACTTagtacaggatttttttttctttccccccagaATGAACGAGGATTCATCCTCTACACTCTGGCATTTTGTTAAACCTAGCTGGCATCAAGTTAACGCGTACATAGCTGGGTAGTGATTCTGGATTAGCTCTTTGTGATGAACTCTGGATATCTATTCTTATTCTTGTAGACCTGTTTTCAATCTCAAGGTCCCGTTTACTGTCACTAACATCCAAATGAGTTTAAAGTAAGGATGCAGGGAGATTATCAAGAACTGTGTGAAGACATTGAGTCCTTACTATTCTAACTGTTctgcctttggttttttttttaagagttacTCAAacacagtttgaaaaaaaaaaaagatacaaggTATctgaattgtattttttttcctgtaggaaTTCTGAAGAGACCTGTCCCTTTAT from Phalacrocorax aristotelis chromosome 9, bGulAri2.1, whole genome shotgun sequence includes the following:
- the DGLUCY gene encoding D-glutamate cyclase, mitochondrial isoform X3; this translates as MTSRMASSDLKENTEAEEMILTGGLKSLLPHVLRRIIRCNRISISNTSGMAEGYKQANVIILHKSLADDFEEFCHANDGPLPLLHRSKPGDWKCSSLSSDSDIRTDCLQYRIYEHGACTGSLKSLKEYSEQLKDMTAVPCYSVSTFCCNLVVTMRPIPESKLEAAVLATSELKEAHGAPVHIGHPGLLGIQDLSKPDYGDPVHLHPGDVPVFWACGVTGVEAVINCRAPLAFTHSPGCMFITDLKNDNVTVRSSRKVPQVHCISQDPLHYSIVSAEAVRKIKTLETLIGIDPGDRGIIHLHRQGELLKACLAISHARSVLITTGFPTHFTYEPPEENDGPPGALAIAAILQALEKEVAIVTDQRAMNLNRKIIEEAVQLGILKRPVPLLSYQREGADSALTFLCENGNPRRPRFDHLIAIERAGMAADGNYYNARKVNIKHLVDPIDELFLAGKTIPGVTTTGVGDGGNELGMGKVKDAVKKHIKNGDVIACDVEADFTIVAGVSNWGGYAIACALYILSTCELHDRYLRKAVGFPQLSKKMVWLAALPSVTKEEKLLKTLVRHGIRSGKTASLEMEVDGLPFYNTHSLMIEKLLQEAHQ
- the DGLUCY gene encoding D-glutamate cyclase, mitochondrial isoform X4, with the translated sequence MTSRMASSDLKENTEAEEMILTGGLKSLLPHVLRRIIRCNRISISNTSGMAEGYKQANVIILHKSLADDFEEFCHANDGPLPLLHRSKPGDWKCSSLSSDSDIRTDCLQYRIYEHGACTGSLKSLKEYSEQLKDMVTFYLGCSFSFEKAVQNAGIPIRNVEQKCNVSMYKTAVPCYSVSTFCCNLVVTMRPIPESKLEAAVLATSELKEAHGAPVHIGHPGLLGIQDLSKPDYGDPVHLHPGDVPVFWACGVTGVEAVINCRAPLAFTHSPGCMFITDLKNDNVTVRSSRKVPQVHCISQDPLHYSIVSAEAVRKIKTLETLIGIDPGDRGIIHLHRQGELLKACLAISHARSVLITTGFPTHFTYEPPEENDGPPGALAIAAILQALEKEVAIVTDQRAMNLNRKIIEEAVQLGILKRPVPLLSYQREGADSALTFLCENGNPRRPRFDHLIAIERAGMAADGNYYNARKVNIKHLVDPIDELFLAGKTIPGVTTTGVGDGGNELGMGKVKDAVKKHIKNGDVIACDVEADFTIVAGVSNWGGYAIACALYILSTCELHDRYLRKAVGFPQLSKKMVWLAALPSVTKLRTRILYQEI
- the DGLUCY gene encoding D-glutamate cyclase, mitochondrial isoform X1; this encodes MTSRMASSDLKENTEAEEMILTGGLKSLLPHVLRRIIRCNRISISNTSGMAEGYKQANVIILHKSLADDFEEFCHANDGPLPLLHRSKPGDWKCSSLSSDSDIRTDCLQYRIYEHGACTGSLKSLKEYSEQLKDMVTFYLGCSFSFEKAVQNAGIPIRNVEQKCNVSMYKTAVPCYSVSTFCCNLVVTMRPIPESKLEAAVLATSELKEAHGAPVHIGHPGLLGIQDLSKPDYGDPVHLHPGDVPVFWACGVTGVEAVINCRAPLAFTHSPGCMFITDLKNDNVTVRSSRKVPQVHCISQDPLHYSIVSAEAVRKIKTLETLIGIDPGDRGIIHLHRQGELLKACLAISHARSVLITTGFPTHFTYEPPEENDGPPGALAIAAILQALEKEVAIVTDQRAMNLNRKIIEEAVQLGILKRPVPLLSYQREGADSALTFLCENGNPRRPRFDHLIAIERAGMAADGNYYNARKVNIKHLVDPIDELFLAGKTIPGVTTTGVGDGGNELGMGKVKDAVKKHIKNGDVIACDVEADFTIVAGVSNWGGYAIACALYILSTCELHDRYLRKAVGFPQLSKKMVWLAALPSVTKEEKLLKTLVRHGIRSGKTASLEMEVDGLPFYNTHSLMIEKLLQEAHQ
- the DGLUCY gene encoding D-glutamate cyclase, mitochondrial isoform X2, yielding MILTGGLKSLLPHVLRRIIRCNRISISNTSGMAEGYKQANVIILHKSLADDFEEFCHANDGPLPLLHRSKPGDWKCSSLSSDSDIRTDCLQYRIYEHGACTGSLKSLKEYSEQLKDMVTFYLGCSFSFEKAVQNAGIPIRNVEQKCNVSMYKTAVPCYSVSTFCCNLVVTMRPIPESKLEAAVLATSELKEAHGAPVHIGHPGLLGIQDLSKPDYGDPVHLHPGDVPVFWACGVTGVEAVINCRAPLAFTHSPGCMFITDLKNDNVTVRSSRKVPQVHCISQDPLHYSIVSAEAVRKIKTLETLIGIDPGDRGIIHLHRQGELLKACLAISHARSVLITTGFPTHFTYEPPEENDGPPGALAIAAILQALEKEVAIVTDQRAMNLNRKIIEEAVQLGILKRPVPLLSYQREGADSALTFLCENGNPRRPRFDHLIAIERAGMAADGNYYNARKVNIKHLVDPIDELFLAGKTIPGVTTTGVGDGGNELGMGKVKDAVKKHIKNGDVIACDVEADFTIVAGVSNWGGYAIACALYILSTCELHDRYLRKAVGFPQLSKKMVWLAALPSVTKEEKLLKTLVRHGIRSGKTASLEMEVDGLPFYNTHSLMIEKLLQEAHQ